The Epinephelus fuscoguttatus linkage group LG7, E.fuscoguttatus.final_Chr_v1 DNA window TGGCTTTTTTAATGAAGCAGAAATAATCAGAAGTTATTATAAAGGCAGCACCTGCCCCAGTGTTTAATCATCGGGTCACATTTCTTCGTCCATGAGGAAAATTAAAAGCTCTTTAACTTGCAGAGATTCATGTTGCTCCTGATGTGCTGCGCTCTGCCTCTGCTCCTTCCACGGCCCAAGGTTGTAAAAACTGAGCGTCTAATCAGCATCGATGTGCATTTAGGctgaaataataacaaaatggCTCCACAGTAAAAATAGATTTTGGTGGCTTTCAGGAATCAAACCTTTTCTGCTGCGGCGGCAGAACGAGAAGAAAGTTCCTGTCAGGACTTTGACTTTGTCCTCGTTgttaaaaagtaaaagcagcagCATGAAGTTCTGAGATATAAATACAAACATTCTGTAACAACACATAATAACATGGAGGCATAAAACAGGCTCCACTGTTAGCGTCAGTTAGTGACACTTCAACGCTCTCGTCTTACTCAACGTCTCTGCTTCAGATGAAGCCGCTGTGTTCGTGTTTTTAACACGTGTTCAGAGAGCTCAGTTAAACTCAGGAAAATATCTAACGTGGCCTCGTTCTCTCCCAACATCATGTTCTGTGTTTCAACGTTTGACGAGGACACTGAGAGCATTAAAAACAGTTTGTAATGTCAGTTAAGTTCCAACAAGCTAACAGGAAGTGCAGCTGTTGTCACCTCTGTCTGTGAGCTGGTCACTGTCCATGATGTGCAGAGATCTGAGGTCACAGAAGACTTGTTGTTGTAAGATCTGATGCTCTGCGTATTTGCCGTCAGCACGTTTTAATAAAAGAGAGACAGCTGACACTAGCGAGCCTCCTGCTTCTCCTTCTGTCTAACGCAGgacacagaacacagagaatGGATCATGGCCGCTGATGGCGTCATAAACTGTGCATCACTCTGTTGCATCTGCTGTCTGCCCCGGCTCCAGGGCTGATTAACAAAGAACATAAAGTTTAGCAGCTGCGTGCAGTTTGCCTTTTATTTACATACTTTGGTTTCATACTTTTATTCTTCCTTATTGGACTGCAGTGAATCACAGTTTCCCCTCtgggatcagtaaagtatttctgattcttcCTGAACACGTCAGCGCTGCTCTGCAGTCGTCTGCACGGTGAAATATTCCAGCAGTTATCCACAGCTGGACCGAGAGCACGGCACATTCACACCGTCTGTGTGATGGCAAAATGTGAGAGTCCTCAGATAACGTGTGAGAGCGGTCGGACGTAATGTCTCCATCCAGAGACGacgctctgtctgtctgtctgtctgtctgttccacCCTGATGAACGCTGGGATCGTCTTCGTCAGCAAAGACACCAGCATCATCTGAGAACTTCAGTATAAATGTATAAGgagtatatatatgtatgtgaataTATATTTGTGGAGGTTCAGCGGCTGCAGCAGCTTCACAGTCCTCTGttgtgaatctgtgtgtgagctgttgATGAGTCAGCAGGTGTTGAAATGATACAAACAAAAGGAAGGACTCAGCACAGTGGGATggtcatctctctctctctctctctgtctctctgtctctctgtctgtctctctctctgtctctctctctgtctctctttctctctctctctctctctctgtctctctctctctgtctctctgtctctctgtctctctctctgtctctctctctctctctctctctctctctctctctctctctctctctctctctctctctctctctctgtctctctctctctctctctctgtctctctctctctctctctctctctctctctctctctctctctctctctgtctctctctctctctctctctctctctctctctctctctctctgtctctctctctctgtctctctgtctctctgtctctctctctctctctgcgtaGGTTACAACACTGACACATTCTCCTCTGTAAGATCATCTCAGGTAAAGCTGCAGTTTACCTAAGACTGAAGAGTTTATCTTTGTGAAGCAGACATGATCTCAGGTCACTAATGGATTCAGTGTGAAGcagcacagagagcagagaggttCTGCTGTGGTCTCTGGTCCTGGACTGATCTGCAGGTTGAGCTCAAACTCCCCATCCTTTATCTCTTTAAAAGATGTTAAACTCAGAGGCCACGTgcaccaaagtgtttttataCGAGGCCAGTGTATTTTTGTAAAGCTTTGCAAAGGGAACACTGCGTATTTACACTGTGCTACAGATACCAGCAGTGTGACGAGGCGCTGGGCTTGAACTCTGCACTGAGCGCTGACACTAAGGTGTTTGTTTCCTGAGCGCAGAGAGTTAAGATAGTTTCAACTCTAAGTAAAAACCTTGTGTTTGTCGCCGTCACTGCAGCTGTTCAGTCACAgtgacaaataccacaaagacagACCGTCACATCTGACATGTGCTgatcaacaacaacactggAGGAGAAACCTGTGAatactctgcacacacacacacacacacacacacacacacacacacacacacacacacacacacacacacacactcctgcatgCTCTGCCTTCGCTTCAACCAGAGAAAATACTACTATGGAAGTTCCACATCATAACAATCAGACACAACCAACTCATCTCAGCTGAAAAACTCTAAGGAGCGCTTGGTGTTTTCAGCTTTGGTGGACGCAGCCTACAGGAAGTGGTCACTGCTCGCTGCAGCTGCTCTAATTAACCAACAAACTCCAGACTAAATATGTCGTTAATGCACTGTTTCATtatgtgatgtgtttttgaCAGACGTGCTGTCGCTGTTGTGACCtgatgttgtttcctgtttgtgctTGACTCGTCTCATTTGTAAGAGGTTTTAATCTCAGCGTGACTTCCCAGTCTGATAAACGTTGTGACGAGTTGGTGCTAACATGAGGAAGCTAACTGGTTCCTGCTCtctgtcaaacaaacacaatgagACAATGTTGCTCCCAAACATTGAAAAAACATCTTGACGCAACGTATCATTGAATAAAATTCTTCTCGTATCCGAACAACGTCAGCTGTCAGACTCCATCAGACTCCGACAGACTCAGTCAGACTCAGTCAGCTGTctccaaaaacagttttattctCTTCTCAAAATTTAGAAAATAAGATCAAAAGCTGCAGTGTTATTATTAAAGTCACTGCTCCTTTCACAGAAAGTGTAAATCAAATTTTACTTGTAAGCCTGAAAGTCCCCCAGTTGGGAGACGTTGAGAGcgactttgcaaacacagtgtgaaacgGTACACTGATCACGAggaatatagtgatgttgcacatcaaattaaacagcagaatcTCGGCTACACGgctgtaaaaaccctttttacacgccccaaacacagctcaaacaacaactaaataaacaacaacaaatccaacttcatacagcaccgatatccgacccactcggtatatttcgggctctaactcGACCACGTGTTACTCAAAACACACGctgttcatctcaaatgaaagctgagactccgcTGTGTTCACACATGTGCACTCTACCACAAACCATCAGAGAGCTACAGCCCAGAGAACAACAGAAATCTttttgccaaaatatatttgtaatgtgTCTCTTACCTTGTTGTTTTTGAAGTGAAAAGCTCATTCTGCTGTTGATTCACGCTTCATTCCCGTTTTACCATGATGTTGtccgtcattcaaatgaatccgggCGGAAAACTTGACGGCCGGAGGTTCCGGGGGAAGCATAACCATGACCACTCACAGTCGCCCCACAACgtgttctgctgactctgattggcttacagtgtcGGTCTCGTTTTGATGGACATAGcatcattctattggctctaacgaatcaaacGAGGTGTCAGTCACTCAAATGGGCCGAGCCGTCGCGGAGATACGGgcctccaaagctcagaatagaaactcaggtccaaatgtagtaggtgtgtattggtcagtttggagtgtgAAAAAAACGAAacagacagttgtatgtgtTTACCCTAAACATCAGTCGGGACTTACaggaacaaaaaatgaaagatagaggattgtacatgacaaaaatcacatgcaaacatggagcagttttggagagctcgcctgaattttctgtactaaaacctctctaatattgttctgcttcactttatcagagtCAGCCTTTGCAGAGTTCATGTTCACATGTTGTACCATGATGTGATcgaggtttagagctgcagctgcatcgtTACAAACTgatactcatcctgaaaatgcttttgtttgtaggcgaacctcaaaatatttcatttgtgctgtgtgccatcttcatttactcctCACATGTAACACATATATTTACACATCTGAACAAATCTGACAAGTGTcccctttaccatgacaccagGAGAGGCCTATAAAATATGCTTAGCTTtgaaaattaacattaaatgtCACAGAAGCACCTGACAGGGTGGAAACAGTTGTCACGTCTCTCACTGAAGCAGCACTGTGTCAGAATACTTTACTTTCACTAAGTCAGAGGGTTAGTgtaaaaatgtagttaaagtaccaaatgtAAAAGTACTTATTTACTTAATTTACTTTATTCCTGTCATAAAACACAGTATTGGATTACTTGAAGGTGAATTAATGAGAGACTGATTCAAGGTGTTTTCTGCACTGTcagagaaagtgaaagtaaaatccAGCCACAGATTCTTGTTTGGACTCTCTCcttaatatatttgtgtttttccagcgCTGTGTCTTTTGGACAGCTGCTGCTCTTGAGTTCATCTCGTGGCAGTGCATCAGGGACGTCACTTTAATGTCACAGCTATTAAATGGTAACCAGGTGATATCCTGTGAGGTGgatcatcatgtttttgtttattatcaataatctgaatctgtaaactGAAGCTCTCAGGTTAACCATGTGCAGTAAATTTCTCTCTGATGTGGAGCAGGCGAAGGAGGAAGTGACAAAACAATGGAAATAAAGTACAGGTTCCTCAGAATTGTACTTTAGTACagaacttgagtaaatgtacttagttacttcccAGCGCTGCCTCTCAACCTGTGAAACGTCATTAGAAATATTATCATGTAGAAGTCAGTGATTAGACGAGAGCAGATTGTTGATGTGGAGTCTCTGAGCTCATCTAAAGACATTTCATTAACTCTCATCAACACTTTGTTAACTTGCTCATGTGTCTCAGAAAAACTGCCGCATTTCTTTTCCTCTGAGGACAAATACTGAGCAGCAGATTGTGTTGTGGATGTGAGTGTAGATTCGTGATTCAGCAGCATGGACACCCACATCACATCCAGTTTTAGAGTTTCAAAagtggaacaaaaacaaaaacatctattCTTTTCTCCTCCGTCTCTGCAGACATGGAAGAACACTTTGGATCGATATCCAGAGACGCTGCTGGGCTCTTCAGAGAAGGAGTTTTTCTACAACGAGGACACGCAGGAATACTTCTTCGACCGAGACCCCGAAATGTTCCGGCACATTCTCAACTTCTACCGCACTGGGAAGCTCCACTACCCGCGGAACGAGTGCATCCAGGCCTTCGACGAAGAGCTGGCCTTCTACGGTATCGTGCCAGAGATCATCGGAGACTGCTGCATGGAGGTAAACCTCCACTTCCTGTCGAGTGACAGGAAGTGATCTGGTTTAGAGTTTTTAAAGTTGCTGTGTTTGGCACCAAGAAGGAGCCGCTGATCATCACCCCCCTGCTTGGGTCCTGACGAAacttaaaaaacacatacatagAGCAAAGTAAAATGTTCCCAGACGTTGTGACGGAGCTAAAAGGACAGATTTAAATTAGTGATGAACATTTATGTCGTGTCTTTAATGAGCAATACAGTACGTATGAAGACATGCTAGGGCTGAGGATCAAAgcaaatggccactttagaatgaaaacacagacagtactCACTGACCCTCGTGCccacaagaagtccagtgtagtttttaatccacaaaactcgttcggggtatcggaggataacagctacacttgaagtgcacggagcccacattttgaaaatgtaataaaactctgctaatgcatttcaaaaacattgGAACGGCTCGTCTGTCATAATCCACGTGCCCTGAAGCCGCAGCATGCAAcactgacttgaaaagacgtaaaTTACTCCACTTTCATAGCATCATTGGTGTAAATGACGTCTTTCACATCACTTTAATTCAGGCAGTcatgtttgtattttaattttcctCTTCAGTGTGTTGCTCACTGAACTTCTGGGGATGTTTTGGttcccagattttgctgcagagtgagcgctcttgactTTCACACTACTCTTTGGCACAGACAGCTGTGGACGTGATGCAGCGGcacggaggaggagaaactttccaCTGTAAAGGCCACAACACACCAGCGGCCAACGCCACGCGTCAAAACATATgcccctattattttcattgtgcaaCTCCACACCAGCGCTCCTGAACCGCCGCCCTGCTGCACTTCACGCctctgtcctatttccagcttCGCCGCCGCCTGAATTGAATTAAGTTCCCCCACTCGCTTTCTGCTTGTACAGACcagctcctgcagcagctcttcttctctgctcctgcactttattttgcaaaatattAATAGATGCATATTTGTATTTAACGACCAAATCTCAAGCTCAGTCCTTCGGTCCATTACAGACTTTTactgtgaagcagctgcaggaACATGTTGGACATGGACTCACGTCTGTGATCCTcgacgctgttgtgttttttgtcgcAGCTCAACACAACAACACGTGATGACGGCTCTGCAGCTGAAACACGTCTGTGTCTAAATGTTGTCGTCTGTATTCTGCAGCGAGTGCCGACCTGTTTTGTTTCGGCTCAACACAGTCCAATAAAGGAGGACAGATTCTAATCTTTATAACGTCTACATCCTTCCTGGTGTACTCATGTGTgtgctgtgacctttgacctttgatttCCTACTAATGCCTGACTGTAGTGTGGcttgttctgctgctgctctcattAAGTCTCTTTGGAGAAGAGCATGATCAGCTAAATGGCTACAGTGTAAGAGCAGCGATGGATCTGAGGGGGATTATAACAGACTGCATGATAAACCTCCGGCTCATTAAGACGGCAGTGATGAGCCCTCTGAAACAGCAGCGGCTCACATGGAGTCTGATTTAGCTCTTTTATAGCTGCTGCTTTTGGCTTCGTGTTTCTGAGTGATTTCTTTAACGAGCCATAAACAAGTCATTTTCCTGGCCGCTCGCTGTCTCAGTAACAAATCACCTTCAGAGCTCTTTATCTCGCCGTTTGTCACGTTATCCTCGGAGGCTCTCACGTCTTTATATCCTTGTTTTCAGATCTGACCCGTCACTGACTCACGAGCTGCTCGGTGGCGTGCTTCCTCAGATTTGGCAGACTCCATCATCTTCACAAACGTTGATTCAGCTGTGAGAGATTCTCATTTCTGgatttcaatgttttcacttgcTCACACTTCCCCCACAGTTTCCCTGGAGAAACGTCCacatgctttttatttttattccttCAGTAATTTCACATgttctgctgcttttctttcgGTAAATGAAAGAGTTTGGCTCGTTATCCAGGGTTTGACGAAGGACTTTAACGTCCCTCAGATCAGTTTATTAGTGGCTGTGGAGGTCGCTGGCTGCTGcacaagtttaaagtttaatttatgACTATATTAGCTCGTTAAGGGCTAACAGGAGAGCTAACCTTAGTGAATCTGACCTCAGAACGATCATTAAAATGACGGAGCTCAAAGTGAGTTATTGGTGTTTTGGTGGAAACTGAATCAGTTTGTGGTGAAGAAAAGGCTCTTAATTCCTTTAGAGGTGTGTTGGTTTATTAATTCTGTGCTGGTCCCAGTATCAGCTCACTGTCAGGTCATGATTTATCCCTGGTAAAGGTTTATTCTGGGGAGTTTTCCTTAGTGGAAgcgagaggtcagaggtcagataaAGATCAAAGCCCTGAGTAAATCTGTGATATCAGGCTTTATGAACAGTGACCGGAGCTGAAGTCAGCAGCTGACATGATGTTAACAGTGATCAGCTCACAGGTACAAAACTATCATCATGAAATCAGACTCAGTTTACTGTCagtaaccacagactgtataaatgaTGGATGCAGCTTTGGTGACATCAcctgttggtttgtggactgcagCTCTGATGCCTCCAGTTTGGCATTTCaactgtcgccatcttgtttttggagccagaagtgaccatgttaggatgagagggtggagctgaggaggagcgaggggtggagctgaggaggagtgaggggtggagctgaggaggagcgaggggtggagctgaggaggagcgaggggtggagctgaggaggaaCGATGagtggagctgaggaggagcgaggggtggagctgaggaggagcgaggggtggagctgaggaggaaCGATGagtggagctgaggaggagcgaggggtggagctgaggaggagcgaggggtggagctgaggaggaaCGATGagtggagctgaggaggagcgagggatggagctgaggaggagtgaggggtggagctgaggaggaacgaggggtggagctgaggaggagcgaggggtggagctgaggaggagtgaggggtggagctgaggaggaaCGATGagtggagctgaggaggagcgaggggtggagctgaggaggagtgaggggtggagctgaggaggaacgaggggtggagctgaggaggaaCGATGagtggagctgaggaggagcgaggggtggagctgaggaggagcgaggggtggagctgactcacagactgtggcCACGCCTCGCAGACAGAAGCAGTAACTTAAAGTcatgacaacaaaaataaaatcaaaatggctgaagCTTCGTACAAACATGAGATTATTTTAACACCTCTCGTCTCAGAGAGGAAAAGTCACACTGACAAACTTTATACTGTCTCAGTGTCCTCTTGTCTTTAATCGTCCCACAGACCGTAACATCTGATCAGTCAGCTGCTCTGTGAGACATGGAGCTAACAACCATCCAGTGTGATGTCagcagactgtacgatgacgGCGCCCACTGAATCACAGGCTATGATGTCACAgcttcacacactgagtgatGCTGCAGGGTCAACATACAGGCTCACATTAGTGACATTAATAAAactattattatcatcagtagaattaataaaatgtctgaaaaaattataaaataaaaaatattaaattttccaaatatatgttaaaaacatctgaaaaaaactgaaactgttaaataattattgaaatgtcagaaaaatgttgataacatttccaaaaattattattaacCATCTGAAACAGTGGACactactgctgtgtgtgtgtgtgtgtgtgtgtgtgtgtgtgtgtgtgtgtgtgtgtgtgtgtgtgtgtgtttgctagctgctggtaaaaggtcaaaggtcagtgtgacctcacagaacatgttttgtccataactgaagaattcattcaccaattctgaccaaacttgacacaaatgtctaacaggataaaataatgaaggtcaaaaggtcaaaggtcagcttgactgtgacatcatcatgttttaacgtcatatctcaggaacagaaggggagacatttggtcagatgctgatCATGAATGATGTTTAGAGGCGTCACGCCGTTTGTTGACACGCTTCTGAAGTTTGGAACAGTGTGATTGTGGTGCGGTTCAGGTGGCGCTGGGTGGAGGAGATGATGAATTATAAGTTGGCTGATGTCGTCTTCCTCTTCGTCTCTTTGTGAAGGAATACCGGGACAGGAAAAAGGAGAACCAGGAGCGTCTGGCGGAGGACACGGAGGCCAACGAGGCGATGGACGCGCCCCTCCCTCCACACAGCACCTCCAGGGAACGTCTGTGGCGAGCCTTCGAGAACCCCCACACCTCCACCATGGCGCTGGTCTTCTACTACGTCACCGGCTTCTTCATCGCTGTCTCCGTCATCGCCAACGTGGTGGAGACGGTCCCCTGCCGGCCCCCCAAAGGCAGCGTCAAAGACCTTCCCTGCGGGGAGAAGTACCAGCTGGCCTTCTTCTGCATGGACACGGCCTGCGTGCTCATCTTCACCTTTGAGTACCTGATGCGTCTGTTCGCCGCGCCCAGCCGCTGCAAGTTCATGCGCTCGGTGATGTCGGTGATCGACGTGGTGGCCATCATGCCCTACTACATCGGCCTGGTGATGCCCGAGAACGAGGACGTGAGCGGCGCCTTCGTCACCCTCCGAGTCTTCCGCGTCTTCCGGATCTTCAAGTTCTCGCGTCACTCGCAGGGTTTGAGGATTTTGGGCTACACGCTAAAGAGCTGCGCCTCCGAGCTCGGCTTCCTGCTCTTCTCCCTCACCATGGCCATCATCATCTTCGCCACCGTCATGTTCTACGCCGAGAAGGGCACCAAGGGCTCCACCTTCACCTCCATCCCAGCCTCCTTCTGGTACACCATCGTCACCATGACCACGCTCGGGTGAGTTGACATCAGTTTAACGTTGTGTGTGATTTTCACCAGCTGCTGTAGCTGCTGATGGACtgctgttaatgtgtgtgtcctTCGCCGTGGTCGTCCTGTTGCGTGTCGGCACATGTGCTGTGTCATTATTACTGGCTACAGAGGAGGGCTCTACAGTCTGTTTCCACCATGAAAAGAGATGAAGTGTGAaaccgtgtgtgtttgtgcgtttgCCTCCCACTCGTTGCTTCTCGAGTACGGTGGTGTATCTTCACCCTGCCGCCGCCCACACACACGCTCGCTGCTGCCATGTGgatggagagtgtgtgtgtgtgtgtgcgtgtgtgtgtgtgaggatgatGGTGTCTTCACCCTACAGCTCTCCAGCACTGATCTATTATCTGCTGTTCAAAGAGCCTTTGGAAACATCAGAAATAGAGTGAGTCAGGAAAACTGCCGCCATAAGCTCCGACCGAATCACCATACCGctttataacacacacacacacacacacacacacacacactcacactcacacacacacacacacagttggcgTCGTGTCTCCTCTATATGTCCGTACACTCCTACCTGTCTGTGaatggagagagtgagagatggAGTGTGATACTGGGAGGTGTGAatggtggagtgtgtgtgtagtaaaCCAGTGTGAAACTCAGTTTGGagctttgctttgttttgttcagAGAAATAAAGAGACGTTGTTTCAGTGAAGTGAAGGGTTAAATGTTTGagtgtgtctgtagctctgagCACAGATCCAGGAACATGGAGGCCTCATTGGACGTTGGATCGTATGTCAGAGGCGCCGCCATGTTTGAGAGGTCGAGACTAACTGTAAATAAATGACAGTGAACAGCAGCTGAGGATGATCTGCATATAAAGTATTGTAACGATTATATTTGTCAACTGATCGCAGTGTCTGCAGTTAATGAGTCTGTAATGGCTGCTGGACGCTCAGTAGACGAGAGTGTGTGTCAGACTGACAGGAACTGAAATACTGACGTGGAGGAAAATGATTTATTGTCATGAGGAAGAataaaaactcacatttgtcAGACACGACTTTGgtttagggatgcacgatgATATGACACGTTATCAGCtgatcagctttaaaatgatcacaatcaGCCAACATGTTGTTTTCTTATTTAGCATGATGAGTAAACGTCACAGACACAGTAAATTCATGTCTCCacctgctggtgggccgtcaccatcacagtctgtgtgtatgatatgatgttaattcactacagaagagacttgatgatgatCACTGACATCAGGTGGGataaagtggatatattgatatcagttatgagtcagtgagtgtgtttacatcgacagtttaattcccttttccttcagaatgaaagttcattcctattaacagtgatcttgtaaacacctaattcacaatgaaaatgacCAACGTGACTGAAAATTCAAtctgatgtaaggggctggaatattctgtttctaattcccaatgaaagaatttctctcacttgtatacactcattcctctttaagttcattctggtctttctgcacatgctcgtttccttgcccttctggcgccatgacgtatatagcgcgcatagcaacgggctgagatagagcagtcggactcgttgcactcaccggtttccattctccacagcacggtcttctacctcccttctttgaccttctacctcccttctcctcctcaacagacgaagcattagcagaacaaggttgttgtcgtactgctgcttcaagaatataagcaaaacaagcctgaacaaggcactaagaacggcgtcgtcaagcatcttgttatccggagcgaggactacagtgttttcttccggtaaacgtaaacacttaacatccgccccgccccctatccaatcagaaaccttccctgatAAACTGAtctccg harbors:
- the kcnd1 gene encoding potassium voltage-gated channel subfamily D member 1, producing MAAGVATWLPFARAAAVGWLPLAKKTMPKPPVDNSSRSDEILYVNVSGVRFQTWKNTLDRYPETLLGSSEKEFFYNEDTQEYFFDRDPEMFRHILNFYRTGKLHYPRNECIQAFDEELAFYGIVPEIIGDCCMEEYRDRKKENQERLAEDTEANEAMDAPLPPHSTSRERLWRAFENPHTSTMALVFYYVTGFFIAVSVIANVVETVPCRPPKGSVKDLPCGEKYQLAFFCMDTACVLIFTFEYLMRLFAAPSRCKFMRSVMSVIDVVAIMPYYIGLVMPENEDVSGAFVTLRVFRVFRIFKFSRHSQGLRILGYTLKSCASELGFLLFSLTMAIIIFATVMFYAEKGTKGSTFTSIPASFWYTIVTMTTLGYGDMVPNTIAGKIFGSICSLSGVLVIALPVPVIVSNFSRIYHQNQRADKMRAQQKVRLARIRMAKKGTANAFLQYKEDRALGDRDSDSTALCVKNRSAFEHQHNHLLHCLEKTTNHEFTNEMNYSELCMTESVGYRTSRSTSLSSQQGAQNNSTGCCPRRARRRAAMRLANSTVSVSRGSVQELDTLHIKTTSIPPQTRSSLNAQMGDLKLNCGEQDFTAAIISIPTPPANTPDESLPPSPAPIPGILRNTRATAYTHDTVKISSL